One window of the Hoplias malabaricus isolate fHopMal1 chromosome Y, fHopMal1.hap1, whole genome shotgun sequence genome contains the following:
- the LOC136679380 gene encoding TM2 domain-containing protein 2-like — protein MRPFCVSYVLLGVQCLLLLSVLLLNGIHSQNHTESTENRDTTTTTTTTTTTTTTTTTTSASSPSSTAAVNGARAVENETEPAERPSQEPQNNTEQFHYSPPSPVILCRYLPEEFIFCEEPEDHKGNTTAFLEMGHGCLKIGNQGQVYKDVNHTQVLCSALAGIECAGPREFLRGNEPCIKYTGHYFITTLLYSFFLGCFGVDRFCLGHTGTAVGKLLTLGGLGIWWFVDLILLITGGLTPSDGSNWCTFY, from the exons ATGCGACCGTTTTGTGTTAGCTACGTGCTGCTAGGCGTTCAGTGTTTACTTCTACTGTCTGTTCTACTTCTGAACGGAATACACTCACAAAATCACACGGAAAGCACGGAAAACAGAGACACGAcgactaccaccaccaccaccacaacgaCTACAACGACAACGACAACAACCTCCGCCTCCAGCCCCTCATCAACCGCGGCTGTGAATGGGGCCAGAGCCGTGGAGAACGAGACCGAGCCGGCGGAAAGACCTTCGCAAGAGCCGCAGAACAACACCGAGCAGTTCCACTACAGCCCGCCGTCTCCCGTCATTCTTTGCAGATATCT ACCGGAGGAGTTCATATTTTGCGAAGAGCCTGAGGACCATAAAGGAAACACCACTGCTTTTCTGGAGATGGGACATGGCTGTCTGAAG ATAGGAAATCAGGGTCAAGTGTACAAAGACGTAAACCACACCCAGGTGCTGTGCTCAGCTTTGGCTGGCATTGAATGCGCTGGACCTCGTGAATTTCTCAGAGGGAATGAACCATGCATCAA ATACACGGGTCACTACTTCATCACCACTCTCCTGTACTCCTTCTTCCTGGGCTGTTTCGGAGTGGACCGTTTCTGTCTGGGGCACACAGGCACAGCTGTGGGGAAGCTCCTAACTCTTGGAGGTCTTGGAATCTGGTGGTTTGTTGACCTGATCCTCCTCATCACTGGAGGACTGACACCCAGCGATGGCAGCAACTGGTGCACCTTCTACTGA